The following proteins come from a genomic window of Syngnathus acus chromosome 15, fSynAcu1.2, whole genome shotgun sequence:
- the LOC119134889 gene encoding uncharacterized protein LOC119134889 isoform X1, whose product MPIRASRTSAATSAKLNTESHEVWMTGLPDKYKCRPQTKDFEVMCLADFASTCRIVYGKQVKGKNVLPLLNDMGFVKKRKEKAAVIKYCKFSEQKNPEEYYCSLLKLYLPHRANCQLKSERCPSYQLFHDHACVQLPYNDSVERVCEIVKRNRERYEKHSKDIDDAIQEVEESGLVINEWCHLAPESELQRLECIEESNARDEPNDNVEENVPDYNVRSETSEISIVTEAAAIDPAVLRDMYRNLNQKQASVFYKVRDWCIKRVCNSKPIEQFFYYINGGAGTGKSHLIKCIHAEATKILHRLPRLAEEADISKQTVVLAAFTGTAAFSISGTTLHSLLKLPRSLKPPYHGLGNKLDEVRAELSIAEILIIDEISMVSKDLFAYVNARLKQIKGIDLPFGGMSVLAVGDFFQLPPVKQSKPLCVYDPTRLDHWRDTFKKITLTAIIRQRDDVAFAELLNRLRVKEKSDELSELDRALLATRYTSPEMCPSHILHVFATNKQVDGHNSAMLNLLHKDIVQIDADDYKKDKQTGRMARQTSPVQGAKSELPDSIKVALGARVMLTRNFDVQAGLCNGTFAKIVELVNYPNEARVQKVGLELDHVSNTARAANRVYIDRQEEKLKKPGVTRRQFPIKLAFACTIHKVQGMTTSEAAVSLKGVFEHGMGYVALSRVTSLSGLHILHMDERRLHANPEITAALAEMAEDSLESVIPLLHVMPSVDRANHLVVVHHNTEGLSCHVQDIRCHHELHFADVLCFTETHLQGSVADGRACLEGFTMFRRNRRDSYTNCPDLATKLGGGVGICVKSHIAAQEKKYIQGVTDIEFVVVKLEAPLNVLIAAVYRPPGNSLRTFLPSLGNLLRYLEVMGHHQILVCGDFNEDMLSASFKPILDLFRSTGYTQLITAATTDKNTLLDLIFVSRPQCALHSGVLQTYYSYHNPVFCVLATDR is encoded by the exons ATGCCTATTCGTGCATCGCGTACATCTGCAGCTACATCAGCAAAGCTGAACACG GAGTCTCATGAAGTGTGGATGACTGGCCTGCCAGACAAATATAAATGCAGACCCCAAACGAAGGACTTTGAAGTGATGTGCTTGGCTGATTTTGCATCAACGTGCAGAATTGTTTATGGCAAACAGGTAAaaggcaaaaatgttttgcctctgcTGAACGACATGGGCTTtgtcaagaaaagaaaagaaaaagctgcGGTCATCAAATACTGCAAATTCTCAGAACAAAAGAATCCTGAGGAATATTACTGCTCCTTGCTCAAGCTGTACCTGCCTCATCGTGCTAATTGCCAGTTAAAATCTGAACGCTGTCCCTCATATCAGTTGTTTCATGATCATGCCTGTGTACAGTTACCATATAACGACTCTGTGGAGCGTGTGTGCGAAATTGTCAAAAGGAACAGAGAAAGGTATGAAAAACACAGTAAAGACATTGACGATGCCATCCAAGAGGTGGAGGAGAGTGGGCTTGTCATAAACGAATGGTGCCACCTGGCTCCTGAGAGTGAGTTGCAAAGACTCGAATGCATTGAGGAAAGCAACGCGAGAGATGAACCAAATGACAACGTGGAGGAAAATGTCCCGGACTATAACGTAAGGTCAGAAACATCTGAAATTTCCATTGTGACAGAGGCTGCTGCCATCGATCCCGCAGTGTTACGTGACATGTATCGGAACCTGAACCAAAAGCAAGCGTCTGTTTTCTACAAGGTCAGAGATTGGTGCATAAAACGTGTGTGTAACTCAAAGCCGATCGAGCAGTTCTTCTACTACATCAACGGTGGCGCCGGGACCGGCAAATCGCATCTGATCAAATGTATCCATGCAGAGGCTACCAAAATACTGCACAGACTACCACGGCTGGCTGAGGAGGCCGACATTTCCAAACAGACGGTTGTTCTCGCGGCCTTCACTGGCACGGCGGCATTCAGCATTTCTGggacaactttgcattctCTGCTCAAACTGCCCAGAAGTCTCAAACCCCCGTACCACGGCCTGGGCAATAAACTGGACGAAGTCAGAGCCGAGCTGTCGATCGCCGAAATACTCATTATCGACGAGATTTCCATGGTGTCCAAAGACCTCTTTGCCTATGTGAATGCCAGGttgaaacaaatcaaaggCATCGATTTACCTTTTGGTGGcatgtctgttcttgctgtTGGAGATTTCTTTCAGCTCCCTCCCGTGAAACAGTCCAAACCTCTATGCGTGTACGATCCCACTCGGCTGGACCACTGGCGTGACACCTTCAAAAAGATCACGCTCACCGCCATCATTAGGCAGAGAGACGATGTTGCCTTTGCCGAACTGCTGAACCGACTCCGGGTCAAAGAGAAGTCTGATGAACTGTCGGAACTGGACAGAGCTCTGCTTGCTACAAGGTACACTTCTCCAGAAATGTGTCCAAGTCATATTCTGCATGTTTTTGCCACCAATAAACAGGTAGATGGCCATAACTCTGCGATGCTGAATCTGCTTCATAAGGACATTGTGCAAATTGATGCAGATGACTACAAGAAGGACAAACAAACTGGCAGAATGGCGAGGCAAACTTCCCCTGTGCAAGGCGCTAAGAGCGAGCTCCCGGACTCAATCAAAGTTGCCCTCGGTGCTCGTGTTATGCTCACGCGTAATTTTGATGTTCAAGCAGGTCTGTGCAACGGGACGTTTGCAAAAATTGTGGAATTGGTCAACTATCCCAATGAAGCCCGTGTCCAGAAAGTTGGGTTGGAACTCGATCATGTGAGTAACACAGCGCGTGCCGCTAACCGTGTGTACATTGACAGACAGGAGGAAAAGCTGAAAAAGCCTGGAGTGACGCGGCGACAGTTTCCCATCAAGCTTGCTTTTGCCTGCACGATCCACAAGGTACAAGGCATGACAACATCAGAGGCTGCTGTTTCGCTGAAAGGCGTTTTCGAACACGGCATGGGGTACGTAGCTCTGAGTAGAGTGACTTCGCTCAGTGGTCTGCATATTCTGCATATGGACGAGAGAAGACTTCATGCAAATCCAGAAATcactgctgctcttgctgaGATGGCAGAGGATTCTTTGGAGAGCGTGATACCCCTCCTTCACGTGATGCCGTCGGTAGATCGGGCAAATCACCTGGTTGTCGTCCATCATAACACCGAAGGGCTGTCTTGTCATGTGCAGGACATCAGGTGTCACCACGAGCTGCATTTTGCTGATGTTTTGTGCTTCACGGAGACACACCTTCAAGGATCTGTGGCTGATGGACGTGCCTGCTTGGAAGGCTTCACAATGTTTCGCAGGAACCGAAGAGATTCTTACACAAACTGTCCTGACTTGGCAACAAAACTTGGTGGCGGCGTAGGTATCTGTGTCAAAAGTCACATCGCAGCCcaggaaaagaaatacatacaGGGTGTGACCGACATTGAATTTGTTGTGGTGAAACTTGAAGCTCCCCTCAATGTGTTGATTGCTGCCGTTTACAGGCCTCCAGGCAATAGTCTGCGCACTTTTCTGccaagcttgggaaatctctTGCGGTACCTTGAAGTAATGGGCCATCATCAGATCTTGGTATGTGGAGATTTTAATGAAGATATGCTATCTGCCTCATTCAAGCCCATTCTCGATTTGTTTCGCTCAACAGGTTACACGCAACTCATAACCGCTGCTACCactgacaaaaacacattgcttGACCTAATTTTTGTCTCTCGACCTCAGTGTGCTCTTCATTCAGGTGTCTTGCAAACGTACTACAGCTATCACAATCctgttttctgtgttttggCCACTGACAGGTAA
- the LOC119134889 gene encoding ATP-dependent DNA helicase PIF1-like isoform X2, translating into MVSKDLFAYVNARLKQIKGIDLPFGGMSVLAVGDFFQLPPVKQSKPLCVYDPTRLDHWRDTFKKITLTAIIRQRDDVAFAELLNRLRVKEKSDELSELDRALLATRYTSPEMCPSHILHVFATNKQVDGHNSAMLNLLHKDIVQIDADDYKKDKQTGRMARQTSPVQGAKSELPDSIKVALGARVMLTRNFDVQAGLCNGTFAKIVELVNYPNEARVQKVGLELDHVSNTARAANRVYIDRQEEKLKKPGVTRRQFPIKLAFACTIHKVQGMTTSEAAVSLKGVFEHGMGYVALSRVTSLSGLHILHMDERRLHANPEITAALAEMAEDSLESVIPLLHVMPSVDRANHLVVVHHNTEGLSCHVQDIRCHHELHFADVLCFTETHLQGSVADGRACLEGFTMFRRNRRDSYTNCPDLATKLGGGVGICVKSHIAAQEKKYIQGVTDIEFVVVKLEAPLNVLIAAVYRPPGNSLRTFLPSLGNLLRYLEVMGHHQILVCGDFNEDMLSASFKPILDLFRSTGYTQLITAATTDKNTLLDLIFVSRPQCALHSGVLQTYYSYHNPVFCVLATDR; encoded by the coding sequence ATGGTGTCCAAAGACCTCTTTGCCTATGTGAATGCCAGGttgaaacaaatcaaaggCATCGATTTACCTTTTGGTGGcatgtctgttcttgctgtTGGAGATTTCTTTCAGCTCCCTCCCGTGAAACAGTCCAAACCTCTATGCGTGTACGATCCCACTCGGCTGGACCACTGGCGTGACACCTTCAAAAAGATCACGCTCACCGCCATCATTAGGCAGAGAGACGATGTTGCCTTTGCCGAACTGCTGAACCGACTCCGGGTCAAAGAGAAGTCTGATGAACTGTCGGAACTGGACAGAGCTCTGCTTGCTACAAGGTACACTTCTCCAGAAATGTGTCCAAGTCATATTCTGCATGTTTTTGCCACCAATAAACAGGTAGATGGCCATAACTCTGCGATGCTGAATCTGCTTCATAAGGACATTGTGCAAATTGATGCAGATGACTACAAGAAGGACAAACAAACTGGCAGAATGGCGAGGCAAACTTCCCCTGTGCAAGGCGCTAAGAGCGAGCTCCCGGACTCAATCAAAGTTGCCCTCGGTGCTCGTGTTATGCTCACGCGTAATTTTGATGTTCAAGCAGGTCTGTGCAACGGGACGTTTGCAAAAATTGTGGAATTGGTCAACTATCCCAATGAAGCCCGTGTCCAGAAAGTTGGGTTGGAACTCGATCATGTGAGTAACACAGCGCGTGCCGCTAACCGTGTGTACATTGACAGACAGGAGGAAAAGCTGAAAAAGCCTGGAGTGACGCGGCGACAGTTTCCCATCAAGCTTGCTTTTGCCTGCACGATCCACAAGGTACAAGGCATGACAACATCAGAGGCTGCTGTTTCGCTGAAAGGCGTTTTCGAACACGGCATGGGGTACGTAGCTCTGAGTAGAGTGACTTCGCTCAGTGGTCTGCATATTCTGCATATGGACGAGAGAAGACTTCATGCAAATCCAGAAATcactgctgctcttgctgaGATGGCAGAGGATTCTTTGGAGAGCGTGATACCCCTCCTTCACGTGATGCCGTCGGTAGATCGGGCAAATCACCTGGTTGTCGTCCATCATAACACCGAAGGGCTGTCTTGTCATGTGCAGGACATCAGGTGTCACCACGAGCTGCATTTTGCTGATGTTTTGTGCTTCACGGAGACACACCTTCAAGGATCTGTGGCTGATGGACGTGCCTGCTTGGAAGGCTTCACAATGTTTCGCAGGAACCGAAGAGATTCTTACACAAACTGTCCTGACTTGGCAACAAAACTTGGTGGCGGCGTAGGTATCTGTGTCAAAAGTCACATCGCAGCCcaggaaaagaaatacatacaGGGTGTGACCGACATTGAATTTGTTGTGGTGAAACTTGAAGCTCCCCTCAATGTGTTGATTGCTGCCGTTTACAGGCCTCCAGGCAATAGTCTGCGCACTTTTCTGccaagcttgggaaatctctTGCGGTACCTTGAAGTAATGGGCCATCATCAGATCTTGGTATGTGGAGATTTTAATGAAGATATGCTATCTGCCTCATTCAAGCCCATTCTCGATTTGTTTCGCTCAACAGGTTACACGCAACTCATAACCGCTGCTACCactgacaaaaacacattgcttGACCTAATTTTTGTCTCTCGACCTCAGTGTGCTCTTCATTCAGGTGTCTTGCAAACGTACTACAGCTATCACAATCctgttttctgtgttttggCCACTGACAGGTAA
- the LOC119134889 gene encoding uncharacterized protein LOC119134889 isoform X3, with protein sequence MPIRASRTSAATSAKLNTESHEVWMTGLPDKYKCRPQTKDFEVMCLADFASTCRIVYGKQVKGKNVLPLLNDMGFVKKRKEKAAVIKYCKFSEQKNPEEYYCSLLKLYLPHRANCQLKSERCPSYQLFHDHACVQLPYNDSVERVCEIVKRNRERYEKHSKDIDDAIQEVEESGLVINEWCHLAPESELQRLECIEESNARDEPNDNVEENVPDYNVRSETSEISIVTEAAAIDPAVLRDMYRNLNQKQASVFYKVRDWCIKRVCNSKPIEQFFYYINGGAGTGKSHLIKCIHAEATKILHRLPRLAEEADISKQTVVLAAFTGTAAFSISGTTLHSLLKLPRSLKPPYHGLGNKLDEVRAELSIAEILIIDEISMVSKDLFAYVNARLKQIKGIDLPFGGMSVLAVGDFFQLPPVKQSKPLCVYDPTRLDHWRDTFKKITLTAIIRQRDDVAFAELLNRLRVKEKSDELSELDRALLATR encoded by the exons ATGCCTATTCGTGCATCGCGTACATCTGCAGCTACATCAGCAAAGCTGAACACG GAGTCTCATGAAGTGTGGATGACTGGCCTGCCAGACAAATATAAATGCAGACCCCAAACGAAGGACTTTGAAGTGATGTGCTTGGCTGATTTTGCATCAACGTGCAGAATTGTTTATGGCAAACAGGTAAaaggcaaaaatgttttgcctctgcTGAACGACATGGGCTTtgtcaagaaaagaaaagaaaaagctgcGGTCATCAAATACTGCAAATTCTCAGAACAAAAGAATCCTGAGGAATATTACTGCTCCTTGCTCAAGCTGTACCTGCCTCATCGTGCTAATTGCCAGTTAAAATCTGAACGCTGTCCCTCATATCAGTTGTTTCATGATCATGCCTGTGTACAGTTACCATATAACGACTCTGTGGAGCGTGTGTGCGAAATTGTCAAAAGGAACAGAGAAAGGTATGAAAAACACAGTAAAGACATTGACGATGCCATCCAAGAGGTGGAGGAGAGTGGGCTTGTCATAAACGAATGGTGCCACCTGGCTCCTGAGAGTGAGTTGCAAAGACTCGAATGCATTGAGGAAAGCAACGCGAGAGATGAACCAAATGACAACGTGGAGGAAAATGTCCCGGACTATAACGTAAGGTCAGAAACATCTGAAATTTCCATTGTGACAGAGGCTGCTGCCATCGATCCCGCAGTGTTACGTGACATGTATCGGAACCTGAACCAAAAGCAAGCGTCTGTTTTCTACAAGGTCAGAGATTGGTGCATAAAACGTGTGTGTAACTCAAAGCCGATCGAGCAGTTCTTCTACTACATCAACGGTGGCGCCGGGACCGGCAAATCGCATCTGATCAAATGTATCCATGCAGAGGCTACCAAAATACTGCACAGACTACCACGGCTGGCTGAGGAGGCCGACATTTCCAAACAGACGGTTGTTCTCGCGGCCTTCACTGGCACGGCGGCATTCAGCATTTCTGggacaactttgcattctCTGCTCAAACTGCCCAGAAGTCTCAAACCCCCGTACCACGGCCTGGGCAATAAACTGGACGAAGTCAGAGCCGAGCTGTCGATCGCCGAAATACTCATTATCGACGAGATTTCCATGGTGTCCAAAGACCTCTTTGCCTATGTGAATGCCAGGttgaaacaaatcaaaggCATCGATTTACCTTTTGGTGGcatgtctgttcttgctgtTGGAGATTTCTTTCAGCTCCCTCCCGTGAAACAGTCCAAACCTCTATGCGTGTACGATCCCACTCGGCTGGACCACTGGCGTGACACCTTCAAAAAGATCACGCTCACCGCCATCATTAGGCAGAGAGACGATGTTGCCTTTGCCGAACTGCTGAACCGACTCCGGGTCAAAGAGAAGTCTGATGAACTGTCGGAACTGGACAGAGCTCTGCTTGCTACAAG GTAG
- the LOC119134799 gene encoding uncharacterized protein LOC119134799, with amino-acid sequence MSLRWKAKHDSSMRTDAMRTAMSLLQKYKVINRLCKERNDHAIMKAVALFQALVKNGPTFVCTVCHRALFPNQVRQLTKYKKNKDVVASCLTRRFVHVCNRECNTCCKVPDERKMEWICHTCHAHLKDGKMPALAGQQRAIRGNVVCVPSEVEETVNVLPRLRSRSQVLRVKLKRRLCYKGHQIFQTVTWSKLMSALIKLKQIHPQYSNITIRDDADLCDPTLTDDDSSSDEDEMNESDYNEEDLEAIHTFERDALCELNSDSQNDPRGNVQKQQSAENVEEGDAPNGGVILESCLQPNDVSEEIMSFTQGIYCVAPAERNNPVSFFRTPKLEAMAFPVQFPTGINTLDEERQIKVTPSKYFKARLCCVDERFARDSNYLFFAQFVTEIYLATSSMRIQLRKGKPFTRDGRRINNAMLQDKREVEKLVRSKDAVRFMTPLRGTPAYWERITKDIFAMIRQLGTPTFFCTFSAAEMRWEEVITAIKAQQGEVVNFAELDWATKCEILRSNPVTTMRMFDKRVEALFRDLILSPARVVDYFYRLEFQHRGSPHIHCLIWVKDAPVFEEASEGAICGFVSRYISAQLPDPEKEPALYKKVTEVQMHSKSHSKTCQTPRCKLPIWFSQTAVRNHNDHHACSL; translated from the exons ATGAGTTTGCGCTGGAAAGCCAAACATGATTCATCAATGAGGACAGATGCAATGCGCACTGCAATGAGCCTgctacaaaaatacaaagtcATCAACAGATTATGCAAAGAGAGAAACGACCATGCAATCATGAAAGCTGTTGCGCTATTCCAAGCTCTGGTAAAAAATGGACCGACTTTTGTTTGCACAGTTTGCCACAGAGCATTATTTCCCAATCAAGTACGCCAGCTGACCAAATATAAGAAAAACAAGGACGTTGTTGCAAGTTGCCTTACACGAAGGTTTGTTCATGTTTGTAATCGTGAATGTAACACATGCTGCAAAGTACCGGATGAGAGAAAAATGGAGTGGATATGTCACACCTGCCATGCACATCTCAAAGATGGTAAAATGCCAGCACTTGCT GGTCAACAACGAGCCATCCGTGGGAATGTTGTGTGTGTACCATCAGAAGTGGAAGAAACGGTCAATGTCTTGCCCAGACTAAGAAGTAGGTCTCAGGTGTTGAGAGTGAAACTGAAAAGACGACTTTGTTACAAAGGACATCAGATATTTCAAACTGTCACTTGGTCCAAGTTAATGAGTGCCCTGATAAAACTGAAACAAATTCATCCGCAGTACAGCAACATCACTATTCGCGACGATGCTGACCTTTGCGACCCGACGCTCACTGATGACGATAGCAGCTCTGATGAAGACGAAATGAACGAAAGTGACTACAATGAGGAAGACCTCGAGGCAATCCACACATTTGAGAGGGATGCTCTCTGTGAATTGAATAGTGACTCACAGAACGATCCTCGTGGTaatgtgcaaaaacaacagagtgctgaaaatgtggaagaaggtgatGCACCAAACGGTGGGGTTATCCTGGAGTCATGTCTCCAACCAAATGATGTGTCAGAGGAAATTATGAGTTTTACTCAAGGCATTTACTGTGTGGCTCCTGCAGAAAGAAATAACCCCGTAAGCTTTTTCAGGACTCCCAAACTTGAGGCCATGGCATTTCCAGTGCAGTTTCCAACCGGAATAAACACCCTTGATGAAGAGAGACAAATAAAAGTCACACcaagcaaatatttcaaagcaCGTCTGTGTTGTGTGGATGAACGTTTTGCTCGTGATTCAAACTACTTGTTTTTTGCTCAGTTTGTGACTGAAATTTACCTGGCAACATCAAGCATGAGAATCCAGCTACGCAAAGGTAAACCTTTTACCAGGGATGGTCGGAGGATAAACAATGCTATGCTGCAGGACAAACGTGAAGTTGAGAAACTGGTGCGCAGCAAAGATGCCGTCCGTTTTATGACGCCCCTCAGAGGCACGCCAGCCTATTGGGAAAGAATCACCAAAGATATTTTTGCAATGATCCGACAGCTGGGTACACCCACAttcttttgcacattttctgcTGCCGAAATGCGTTGGGAAGAGGTCATCACTGCCATTAAAGCGCAACAAGGTGAGGTGGTGAATTTTGCTGAACTTGACTGGGCCACCAAGTGTGAAATTCTACGCAGCAATCCAGTGACGACAATGCGCATGTTTGACAAACGTGTGGAAGCTCTGTTCAGAGATTTGATCCTCTCTCCGGCACGAGTCGTCGACTACTTTTACAGATTAGAGTTTCAGCACAGAGGAAGTCCTCACATTCATTGCCTCATATGGGTTAAAGATGCCCCTGTATTTGAGGAAGCCTCAGAAGGAGCCATCTGTGGTTTTGTGTCTCGCTACATCTCGGCTCAGCTGCCGGACCCAGAAAAGGAACCCGCATTGTATAAAAAAGTCACAGAAGTTCAGATGCACAGCAAAAGTCACTCCAAAACGTGTCAAACACCAAGGTGCAAACTGCCGATTTGGTTTTCCCAAACCGCCGTGCGAAACCACAATGATCATCACGCCTGCAGCCTGTGA